Proteins encoded within one genomic window of Macrobrachium nipponense isolate FS-2020 chromosome 9, ASM1510439v2, whole genome shotgun sequence:
- the LOC135218356 gene encoding gastrula zinc finger protein xLCGF3.1-like, which translates to MESEGHLKLSSIKQENEAVEDDLPAVGAADSLEFMEPSVEIKAEPEAQPEFIDPDEIDVKYPCTASVKLEKDPLSCDEEYAKEIKEEDDDVQTNETPKDIPEIPFVSCGELLEPEWPSESRGNAGRGRGRDPALAGKKVFTCSVCQHRSTGFSHFEIHMRTHTGEKPFCCTECPRRFARSSTLKIHMRTHTGEKPFACAECQSRFSTSGHLRRHARIHTGEKAPVGPAGEKPFVCTVCDSRFSMLYKVKNHMRTHTGEKPFSCTECESSFSNSSNLQRHVRTHTGEKPFACEECQASFTQLHNLTVHMRKHRGEKPFACSECPRSFSRSFDLKSHMKSHTGEKPYSCAECNRSFSFSHILRRHMKVHHIIESDK; encoded by the coding sequence ATGGAATCGGAAGGTCATTTAAAGTTGTCTTCAATCAAACAGGAAAATGAGGCTGTGGAAGATGACCTACCTGCGGTCGGTGCCGCCGACAGCTTGGAATTCATGGAACCTAGCGTGGAAATCAAGGCGGAGCCGGAAGCTCAGCCAGAATTCATAGATCCTGATGAGATCGATGTGAAGTATCCATGCACGGCCTCAGTCAAACTTGAGAAAGATCCACTGAGCTGCGACGAAGAGTATGCTAAGGAGATTAAGGAAGAAGACGATGATGTACAGACGAACGAGACTCCAAAGGACATCCCCGAGATACCCTTCGTCTCGTGCGGGGAACTGCTAGAACCAGAATGGCCTTCTGAAAGCCGTGGAAATGCAGGCAGAGGCAGAGGCAGAGACCCGGCACTTGCCGGGAAGAAGGTGTTCACCTGCTCTGTGTGCCAGCACCGTTCCACCGGCTTCAGCCACTTTGAGATCCACATGAGGACCCACACGGGCGAGAAGCCCTTCTGCTGCACCGAATGCCCCAGGAGGTTCGCCAGGTCAAGCACCCTCAAGATTCATATGCGAACCCATACGGGGGAGAAGCCCTTCGCCTGCGCGGAGTGCCAGAGCCGTTTCTCGACGTCGGGCCACCTCAGGAGGCACGCGAGGATCCACACGGGGGAAAAGGCGCCCGTGGGCCCTGCGGGGGAGAAGCCCTTCGTCTGCACGGTGTGTGACAGCCGCTTCTCCATGCTGTACAAAGTGAAGAACCACATGAGAACGCACACGGGAGAGAAACCCTTCAGCTGCACGGAGTGCGAGAGCAGCTTTTCCAACTCCAGCAACCTGCAGAGACACGTGCGCACTCACACGGGGGAGAAGCCCTTCGCCTGCGAAGAGTGCCAGGCCAGCTTCACCCAGCTTCACAACCTGACTGTCCACATGAGGAAGCACAGGGGCGAGAAGCCCTTCGCGTGCTCCGAGTGTCCGCGGAGCTTCTCCCGCTCCTTCGATCTGAAGAGCCACATGAAGTCCCACACGGGGGAGAAGCCCTACTCCTGCGCCGAGTGCAACCGCAGCTTCTCGTTTTCGCACATTCTGAGGAGACACATGAAGGTCCACCACATCATAGAATCTGATAAGTAA